The proteins below come from a single Chlorogloeopsis sp. ULAP01 genomic window:
- the thiD gene encoding bifunctional hydroxymethylpyrimidine kinase/phosphomethylpyrimidine kinase, whose product MNPEITTVPVALTIAGSDSGGGAGIQADLRTFAFHCVHGTSAITCVTAQNTLGVMRVDAMPPEAVIAQIQAVIEDIGVQAAKTGMLLNKEIIAAVAQQVEALQIKNLVVDPVMVSRTGAQLIDDDAVKTLRDGLIPLATIVTPNRYEAQILSGLQINTLDDMRAAAHIIHRNLKVKVVLVKGGGMPGNGRGVDIWFDGQKMETLTTKQVDTKNTHGTGCTLSAAIAANLARGNDLLTAVRQAKEYITNTLSYALDIGKGQGPVGHFYPLL is encoded by the coding sequence ATGAATCCCGAAATTACTACCGTACCCGTTGCTTTAACTATTGCTGGTTCAGATAGTGGCGGCGGTGCAGGAATTCAAGCGGATCTGCGTACCTTTGCTTTTCATTGTGTCCACGGTACTAGTGCTATCACCTGCGTTACAGCGCAAAATACTCTGGGTGTGATGCGAGTTGATGCTATGCCACCTGAAGCGGTTATAGCCCAAATTCAAGCAGTAATTGAGGATATCGGCGTCCAAGCGGCAAAGACGGGAATGTTACTCAACAAGGAAATTATTGCCGCAGTTGCCCAGCAGGTGGAAGCGTTACAAATCAAAAATTTAGTAGTAGATCCGGTGATGGTGTCGCGTACAGGAGCCCAATTGATTGATGATGACGCTGTGAAAACTCTTCGCGATGGGCTGATACCGCTAGCAACGATTGTGACGCCAAATCGTTACGAAGCTCAAATTTTAAGCGGTTTACAAATCAATACCTTAGATGATATGCGTGCTGCTGCCCATATTATTCATCGCAATCTAAAAGTGAAAGTTGTGTTAGTCAAGGGTGGCGGAATGCCAGGTAACGGGCGGGGAGTAGATATCTGGTTTGATGGGCAAAAAATGGAAACTTTGACAACAAAACAAGTAGATACGAAAAATACTCATGGTACTGGTTGTACATTGTCAGCAGCGATCGCTGCAAATCTGGCACGGGGTAATGACTTATTAACAGCAGTGCGACAAGCCAAGGAGTATATCACTAATACGCTCTCTTACGCCTTGGATATTGGCAAAGGACAAGGCCCGGTAGGGCATTTTTATCCGTTATTATGA
- a CDS encoding P-II family nitrogen regulator, translating into MKKVEAIIRPFKLDEVKIALVNAGIVGMTVSEVRGFGRQKGQTERYRGSEYTVEFLQKLKLEIVVEDNQVDMVVEKIISAARTGEIGDGKIFISPVEQVVRIRTGEKNTEAV; encoded by the coding sequence ATGAAAAAAGTAGAGGCTATCATCCGTCCGTTTAAGCTTGATGAGGTGAAAATAGCTTTAGTCAATGCCGGTATTGTCGGAATGACTGTTTCTGAAGTTCGAGGATTTGGACGTCAAAAAGGGCAGACTGAACGTTATCGAGGTTCTGAGTACACTGTTGAGTTTTTACAAAAACTCAAGCTGGAAATCGTTGTTGAGGACAATCAGGTGGATATGGTTGTAGAGAAAATTATCTCTGCTGCCCGCACTGGAGAAATCGGCGATGGTAAAATTTTTATATCGCCAGTAGAACAAGTTGTGCGGATTCGTACTGGAGAAAAGAATACAGAAGCAGTTTAA
- the rdgB gene encoding RdgB/HAM1 family non-canonical purine NTP pyrophosphatase — protein sequence MTKLLVVATGNPGKLREMQAYLANSGWELTLKPEELEIEETGETFAANACLKASQVAKATGNWAIADDSGLEVDALNGVPGVYSARYGNTDAERINRLLRELGDESNRQAQFVCAMAIARPDGTIILESEGICRGEILYAPRGNGGFGYDPIFYVPEKQMSFAEMTPELKRTISHRGKAFATLLQKLPSIESTDNEKAEGRRQ from the coding sequence ATGACTAAATTACTTGTAGTTGCTACAGGAAATCCAGGTAAGCTACGGGAAATGCAAGCTTATTTGGCTAATTCTGGATGGGAATTAACGTTGAAACCTGAAGAATTGGAAATTGAAGAAACAGGGGAAACCTTTGCTGCCAATGCGTGTCTGAAAGCATCTCAAGTTGCAAAAGCAACAGGCAATTGGGCGATCGCCGATGATTCTGGTTTAGAGGTAGATGCCTTAAACGGTGTACCAGGAGTTTATTCTGCACGTTACGGCAACACTGATGCCGAGCGTATTAATAGATTGTTGAGGGAATTGGGCGACGAATCGAATCGGCAAGCCCAATTTGTTTGTGCAATGGCGATCGCTCGTCCTGATGGAACGATCATTCTAGAATCAGAAGGTATTTGTCGTGGCGAAATTCTTTATGCACCCCGTGGCAATGGTGGTTTTGGCTACGATCCCATTTTTTACGTGCCAGAGAAGCAAATGAGCTTTGCTGAGATGACACCAGAGTTAAAGCGCACAATTAGCCATCGAGGTAAGGCTTTTGCAACTCTACTTCAAAAGTTGCCAAGTATAGAAAGTACTGATAATGAGAAGGCAGAAGGGAGGAGGCAGTAG
- a CDS encoding phosphoglucomutase/phosphomannomutase family protein, with protein MPVAANSIKFGTDGWRGVIGDEFTFERLALVAPIAAKVLFETYGDKVGNRTIVVGYDRRFMAEDFAWKVANVVSAAGFDVLFSETYAPTPAFSWAAKQRHTLGALVITASHNPAQYLGLKVKSAFGGSAPPEVTKKIEALLSEELPPASIPGKIGKFNPWESYCQELEGKVNITSIRDAIDSGKLTLFADVMHGAAAGGLAMLLGDQVREINSDRDPTFEGGAPEPLPKYLSRLFQIMRTHREEHPTKLTVGLVFDGDCDRIAAVDGAGNFLSSQILIPILIDHLTLRRGFSGEIVKTVSGCDLIPRVAQLHKLSVFETAVGYKYIADRMLATKVLLGGEESGGIGYGSHIPERDALLSALYVLEAIVESGLDLSDYHCRLQQQTGFTSAYDRIDLPLASMEVRDRLLEQLQKQPLKEVAGKAVIDCQTIDGYKFRLVDNSWLMVRFSGTEPLLRLYCEAPTLEQVHQTLAWAKQWAES; from the coding sequence ATGCCAGTTGCTGCTAACTCGATCAAGTTTGGTACAGACGGCTGGCGCGGCGTTATTGGCGATGAGTTCACTTTTGAACGTCTAGCCTTAGTCGCGCCAATCGCAGCAAAAGTCTTATTTGAAACCTACGGAGACAAAGTAGGCAATCGAACTATTGTAGTTGGTTACGATCGCCGATTTATGGCAGAAGACTTTGCTTGGAAAGTTGCTAATGTCGTCTCTGCTGCCGGATTTGATGTGCTATTCAGCGAGACTTATGCACCAACCCCGGCTTTTAGTTGGGCGGCAAAACAACGTCATACCCTGGGTGCCTTGGTCATAACTGCCAGTCATAACCCCGCACAGTATTTAGGCTTAAAAGTTAAAAGTGCATTTGGTGGTTCTGCACCACCAGAAGTTACCAAAAAGATAGAAGCGCTCTTATCAGAAGAACTACCTCCCGCATCCATACCAGGTAAGATAGGAAAATTTAATCCTTGGGAAAGTTATTGTCAAGAGCTAGAAGGAAAAGTTAACATTACTAGCATTCGCGATGCTATTGACTCTGGCAAGCTGACGCTATTTGCTGATGTGATGCATGGCGCTGCTGCTGGTGGACTAGCAATGTTACTTGGCGATCAAGTAAGGGAAATCAATAGCGATCGCGATCCTACCTTTGAGGGTGGTGCGCCCGAACCCTTGCCGAAATATCTTTCTCGCCTCTTTCAAATCATGCGAACTCATAGAGAAGAGCATCCGACAAAGTTAACGGTGGGATTGGTATTTGATGGTGACTGCGATCGCATAGCTGCTGTAGATGGTGCAGGTAATTTCCTGAGTTCCCAAATTTTAATTCCAATTTTAATCGACCATTTGACTCTACGACGTGGCTTTAGCGGCGAAATTGTTAAAACCGTCAGTGGTTGTGATCTGATTCCTCGTGTAGCACAATTACATAAATTATCAGTATTTGAGACAGCAGTAGGTTACAAATACATCGCTGACAGAATGCTCGCAACAAAGGTATTGCTAGGCGGCGAAGAGTCGGGAGGAATTGGTTACGGCAGCCACATTCCAGAACGAGATGCACTTCTGTCGGCATTGTATGTACTAGAAGCGATCGTCGAATCAGGATTGGATTTAAGTGATTATCACTGTCGCTTGCAACAACAGACAGGTTTCACATCCGCATACGATCGCATTGATTTACCTCTAGCCAGCATGGAAGTGCGAGATCGTCTTTTGGAACAATTGCAAAAGCAACCCTTAAAAGAAGTTGCTGGCAAAGCAGTGATTGATTGTCAAACAATAGATGGTTACAAATTTCGTCTCGTAGATAATAGCTGGTTAATGGTTCGTTTTAGCGGTACAGAACCACTTTTACGTCTTTACTGCGAAGCGCCTACACTCGAACAGGTGCATCAAACTTTGGCTTGGGCTAAACAGTGGGCAGAATCATAA
- a CDS encoding plasmid segregation centromere-binding protein ParR — translation MFQWSKKVVKSVTFNPGVADESLLTLVESHLEKEPEKTFSDLCKEALWQSLCVPESVRPSPQSPPPSTKLPAAGGLEPQIADLQSQLTDLEERFFAKTSHRLEMMERYLMQLSQQVAQLGMMVNKLQVIQTSTQSPPVVEVLNNTHTNTTTTSAVTPPQEVDPLISRLSQYLDDF, via the coding sequence ATGTTCCAATGGTCAAAAAAGGTAGTTAAATCGGTTACGTTCAACCCAGGGGTGGCTGACGAAAGTTTGTTAACGCTCGTCGAAAGCCATTTGGAGAAAGAACCTGAAAAAACTTTCAGCGACCTCTGTAAAGAGGCCCTGTGGCAGTCTTTATGCGTACCGGAATCTGTACGACCAAGCCCGCAGTCACCTCCGCCATCGACAAAATTACCAGCAGCAGGGGGATTGGAACCGCAAATTGCCGACTTGCAAAGTCAATTGACTGACCTGGAGGAACGTTTTTTTGCTAAAACATCTCATCGATTGGAGATGATGGAACGGTACCTGATGCAACTCAGTCAACAAGTTGCACAGTTAGGCATGATGGTCAATAAGTTGCAAGTCATCCAGACATCGACTCAATCACCACCAGTAGTAGAAGTATTAAATAATACTCATACTAATACTACTACTACTTCTGCTGTTACACCTCCCCAAGAGGTAGACCCTTTGATTAGTCGCCTAAGTCAGTATCTGGATGATTTCTAG
- a CDS encoding ParM/StbA family protein, with protein MTDQPTAATPMNAAAIPMNRVSASTPINANPIVPNNSATGKKILSVDLGRTSTKACITREPGNVIFISANVKEMSMEQVRGGVFEARATDPLMDLWLEYQGSGYAVGQLAADFGANLGVGQSKVEDALVKVLACAGYFKLKDDICVVVGLPYLSQEQFEKEKAQLISQLEGPHVMNFRSESVSLNVNKVWVMPEGYGSLLWCEGKPQKGAMPDFTKVSAAIVDIGHQTIDCLMVDNFRFARGASKSEDFGMSKFYELVAAEVEGADSQSLALIAAVNRPKGDRFYRPRGASKPANLDDVLPNLTEMFSREICSRVLAWLPERVTDVILTGGGGEYFWEDVQRLLKEAKINAHLASPSRQANALGQYIYAEAQLANRSSKA; from the coding sequence ATGACAGATCAACCAACTGCCGCCACCCCAATGAATGCCGCCGCTATACCTATGAATAGAGTTTCGGCATCTACTCCCATTAATGCTAATCCTATAGTGCCTAATAACTCAGCTACTGGTAAAAAAATTCTGAGTGTTGATTTGGGTAGAACTTCCACAAAAGCCTGTATTACCCGCGAGCCTGGCAATGTCATATTCATTTCTGCCAACGTCAAGGAAATGTCAATGGAACAGGTACGGGGAGGTGTATTTGAAGCCCGTGCCACCGATCCCTTGATGGATTTATGGTTGGAGTATCAAGGCAGTGGATATGCTGTAGGTCAACTGGCAGCAGATTTTGGTGCCAATTTAGGAGTAGGTCAATCTAAGGTTGAAGACGCATTGGTAAAAGTCTTGGCTTGTGCAGGTTACTTCAAGCTCAAAGACGACATCTGTGTTGTGGTGGGTTTGCCTTACCTTTCTCAAGAGCAGTTTGAAAAGGAAAAAGCCCAGTTAATTAGTCAATTGGAAGGCCCCCATGTCATGAACTTTCGCAGCGAATCAGTGTCGCTGAACGTTAATAAGGTATGGGTAATGCCAGAAGGTTATGGCAGTCTGCTGTGGTGTGAAGGCAAACCCCAAAAAGGTGCAATGCCTGATTTTACTAAAGTTTCGGCAGCAATTGTCGATATTGGGCATCAGACTATTGATTGTTTGATGGTGGACAATTTCCGCTTTGCTAGAGGTGCTTCTAAGAGCGAAGACTTTGGTATGAGCAAGTTTTATGAACTAGTAGCTGCTGAAGTTGAAGGAGCCGATAGCCAGTCTTTGGCGTTAATTGCTGCTGTTAATCGACCCAAAGGCGATCGCTTTTACCGTCCTCGCGGTGCCAGCAAGCCTGCTAACTTAGATGATGTTCTCCCCAATCTCACCGAAATGTTTTCGCGGGAAATTTGCAGCCGTGTGCTAGCATGGCTACCAGAGCGCGTCACCGATGTGATTCTCACCGGTGGTGGTGGAGAATATTTCTGGGAAGACGTTCAACGTCTGCTGAAGGAAGCAAAAATTAATGCCCACTTAGCTTCTCCTTCTCGGCAAGCTAATGCTCTAGGACAATATATATACGCAGAAGCACAGCTTGCTAACCGCTCTTCTAAAGCTTAA
- a CDS encoding DedA family protein yields the protein MTDWIKTTIESLGYVGIALLMFLENLFPPIPSELIMPLAGYTANLPGAKLNIFGVFFAGLIGSVLGALIWYYPGKFLSERRLQALADKYGSWLGISNKEIVQAKHWFNKQGKKAVLIGRLVPGIRTVISIPAGISEMHLPSFLFYTTVGSGCWVGLLTYTGYVLGSQYELVDKYLAPVSKFVLGGLILAIAFWILKRKRKSRRR from the coding sequence ATGACTGATTGGATTAAAACGACTATAGAATCTTTAGGCTATGTGGGTATTGCTCTGTTGATGTTTCTAGAGAACCTGTTTCCCCCTATACCTTCAGAGTTAATTATGCCTCTGGCAGGATATACAGCTAATTTACCAGGGGCAAAGCTTAATATTTTCGGTGTGTTTTTCGCAGGATTGATAGGTTCGGTACTAGGTGCGTTGATTTGGTACTATCCTGGCAAGTTTCTCAGCGAAAGACGCTTGCAAGCATTGGCTGATAAATACGGTAGTTGGTTAGGAATATCTAACAAAGAAATCGTCCAAGCAAAGCACTGGTTTAATAAGCAAGGTAAAAAAGCTGTGTTGATTGGTCGGCTTGTGCCTGGAATCCGTACTGTGATTTCTATTCCCGCAGGTATTAGCGAAATGCACCTGCCATCTTTCTTATTTTATACAACTGTGGGTAGCGGATGCTGGGTAGGTTTGCTAACATACACAGGATACGTGTTAGGTAGTCAATATGAACTTGTGGACAAGTATCTCGCTCCTGTATCCAAATTTGTCCTTGGAGGTCTGATCCTAGCAATTGCGTTCTGGATACTAAAACGCAAGCGCAAAAGTAGGAGAAGATAA
- a CDS encoding Gfo/Idh/MocA family oxidoreductase: protein MRVQDSSMSAGEQNGHGQRTQPRPIRIGVIGVGNMGQHHARVLSSMKDVELVGVADINVERGLETASRYKVRFFEDYCDLLPHVEAVCIAVPTRLHYAVGITCLLAGIHVLIEKPIAASISEAESLVNAAAESGCILQVGHIERFSPAFQELSKVLKTEEVLALEAHRMSPYSNRANDVSVVLDLMIHDIDLLLELAASPVVKLTASGNRTLDSGYLDYVSATLGFANGIVATLTASKVTHRKIRSIVAHCKNSYTEADFLKNEILIHRHTTGNSITDYRQILYKQDGLIEKVYTSNTDKLGAELEHFVNCVRGGNQPSVGGEQALKALRLASLVEQMALEEKVWNPLDWESEPRVQSLTPTV, encoded by the coding sequence ATGAGAGTGCAAGATAGCAGCATGTCAGCAGGAGAACAGAACGGACACGGACAGCGCACCCAACCCCGCCCAATTCGCATAGGCGTCATCGGGGTGGGTAACATGGGACAGCATCATGCCCGTGTCCTGAGTTCGATGAAAGACGTTGAACTGGTTGGTGTAGCAGATATTAATGTTGAGCGAGGATTAGAAACCGCCAGCAGATACAAGGTGCGTTTTTTTGAGGATTACTGTGACCTGCTGCCCCATGTGGAAGCAGTTTGCATTGCCGTTCCCACGCGCCTGCATTATGCCGTCGGCATTACCTGTCTTTTGGCAGGAATTCATGTTTTGATTGAAAAGCCGATTGCTGCAAGTATTTCTGAAGCAGAATCGCTTGTAAATGCTGCGGCTGAGTCTGGGTGTATTTTGCAAGTAGGTCACATTGAGCGTTTTAGTCCAGCATTTCAAGAATTAAGCAAAGTCTTGAAGACTGAAGAAGTACTGGCTTTAGAGGCGCACCGAATGAGTCCTTATTCAAATCGCGCTAATGATGTCTCGGTTGTCTTGGATTTAATGATCCATGATATTGACTTACTTTTGGAATTGGCTGCCTCTCCAGTAGTCAAGTTGACAGCTAGTGGCAACCGCACTTTGGACTCTGGTTACTTAGATTACGTGTCTGCAACTTTGGGATTTGCTAATGGTATTGTCGCTACTCTGACTGCCAGCAAAGTTACTCACCGCAAGATCCGTAGCATTGTCGCTCATTGCAAAAATTCATACACTGAGGCAGATTTTCTCAAAAACGAAATTTTGATTCACCGACACACTACTGGTAATTCAATAACGGACTATCGACAAATACTTTATAAACAGGATGGCTTGATTGAAAAAGTTTACACTAGCAACACAGACAAATTAGGTGCAGAATTAGAACACTTTGTCAATTGCGTACGGGGTGGCAATCAACCCTCAGTTGGTGGCGAACAGGCACTCAAAGCTTTAAGGTTGGCTAGTTTAGTTGAACAGATGGCTTTGGAGGAAAAAGTTTGGAATCCATTAGATTGGGAATCTGAACCGAGAGTGCAATCTCTAACGCCCACTGTTTAA
- the queC gene encoding 7-cyano-7-deazaguanine synthase QueC, whose product MKAVILLSGGLDSSTVLYQALADGCECYTISFDYQQRHRRELQSASAIAQTAGVLQHQVVAFDLRQWGGSALTDNTIDLPEGRSLTEMSQNIPVTYVPARNTIFLSFALAYAETIGAERIYIGVNALDYSGYPDCRPDYIQAMQEVFRLGTKQGREGKPIDIVTPLLHLKKTEIIQLGNRLGVPWQLTWSCYAGKEVACGVCDACRLRLSAFAELGLKDPLAYAQ is encoded by the coding sequence ATGAAAGCTGTAATTCTACTGTCTGGAGGATTAGACTCTTCCACAGTTCTCTACCAAGCGCTAGCTGATGGTTGTGAGTGTTATACCATTTCCTTTGACTATCAGCAACGACATCGACGAGAGTTACAATCGGCAAGTGCGATCGCACAAACAGCAGGTGTCTTGCAACATCAAGTAGTAGCTTTTGACTTACGGCAGTGGGGAGGCTCGGCGCTGACGGACAACACAATTGATTTACCCGAAGGGCGCTCTCTAACAGAAATGTCGCAAAATATTCCTGTTACCTATGTCCCAGCCCGAAATACCATATTCTTAAGTTTTGCTCTCGCTTACGCCGAAACTATTGGTGCCGAACGTATCTACATCGGCGTTAATGCCCTAGATTACTCTGGATATCCTGATTGTCGCCCCGATTATATCCAAGCAATGCAGGAAGTATTTCGCTTAGGAACCAAACAAGGGCGTGAGGGCAAACCTATAGATATTGTCACACCCCTACTCCACCTCAAAAAAACAGAAATTATCCAACTTGGCAATCGACTGGGAGTTCCCTGGCAGCTAACTTGGTCTTGCTACGCAGGCAAAGAAGTAGCATGCGGTGTTTGCGATGCTTGTCGCTTGCGTCTTAGTGCTTTTGCCGAACTAGGGTTAAAAGATCCATTGGCTTATGCACAGTAG
- a CDS encoding hemolysin family protein produces the protein MRGFLSLSWTDVGLRFLLVLLLIAINAFFVTAEFSMVTVRRSRIHQLVEAGDIQALTVEGLQRSIDRLLSTTQLGITLSSLALGWIGESTIVVLVKLWLQSWPLPRGISAFMAHSLSIPITFFLIAYLQIVLGELCPKSVAMLYSEQLARFLGPSVRAIVRFFSPFIWILNQSTRCLLRLFGIEYTGQSWRPPVTPEELQLIISTERESTGLQAGERELLKNVFEFGEVTAQAIMIPRTNVVTLPQNATLQNFFEQMADTGYSGFPIIGESLDEISGIVYFKDLAKPLTTGQLILDTQIQPWMRAARFVPEQTPLNELLPMMQQEKLGMVIVVDEFGGTVGLVTIQDVIAQIIGETSAVESSDELLVELVDRWTFVVQAQINLEEMNEVLHLDLPVGKEYQTLGGFLLYQLQKVPELGETFRYQNLEFTVISVEGPRLHQIQVRRLEEGIGNREQ, from the coding sequence GTGAGAGGTTTTCTGAGTTTGAGTTGGACTGATGTGGGGCTGCGATTTTTATTAGTGCTGCTCCTGATTGCCATAAATGCCTTTTTTGTCACGGCTGAGTTTTCAATGGTGACAGTGCGGCGATCGCGCATTCATCAGTTAGTTGAGGCTGGTGATATTCAAGCGCTCACCGTTGAGGGTTTGCAACGCAGTATTGATCGATTGCTATCTACAACCCAGTTAGGCATTACCCTCTCTAGTTTGGCACTGGGGTGGATTGGAGAAAGTACAATTGTTGTCCTAGTAAAATTGTGGCTGCAATCTTGGCCTTTACCAAGAGGCATCAGTGCCTTTATGGCTCATTCGCTATCTATTCCAATCACCTTTTTTTTGATTGCCTATCTCCAGATTGTGTTGGGGGAGTTATGTCCTAAATCTGTGGCTATGTTGTACTCAGAACAATTGGCAAGATTTTTAGGCCCTTCCGTTAGAGCGATCGTACGCTTTTTCAGCCCCTTTATTTGGATTCTCAATCAATCAACACGCTGTCTGTTGCGATTGTTTGGCATAGAATATACAGGTCAAAGTTGGAGACCACCTGTTACTCCAGAAGAATTGCAACTAATCATTTCCACAGAACGTGAATCTACTGGTTTGCAAGCTGGAGAACGAGAACTGTTAAAAAACGTGTTTGAGTTTGGGGAAGTAACAGCACAAGCGATCATGATCCCCCGCACAAATGTAGTAACGCTGCCTCAAAATGCTACTTTGCAGAATTTTTTCGAGCAGATGGCAGATACTGGTTATTCTGGCTTTCCTATTATTGGTGAATCTCTAGACGAGATTAGTGGCATTGTTTACTTTAAAGACTTAGCTAAACCCTTAACAACAGGCCAGCTCATTTTAGACACACAAATCCAGCCTTGGATGCGTGCCGCACGATTTGTGCCGGAACAAACACCGTTAAATGAATTATTACCGATGATGCAGCAAGAGAAGCTAGGCATGGTAATAGTGGTGGATGAATTTGGTGGAACTGTAGGATTGGTAACTATTCAAGATGTGATTGCCCAAATTATTGGAGAGACTAGTGCAGTAGAAAGTAGTGATGAGTTGTTGGTTGAGCTTGTAGATCGGTGGACATTTGTGGTGCAAGCACAAATCAACTTAGAAGAGATGAACGAGGTATTACATCTTGATTTACCTGTAGGCAAGGAGTACCAAACACTTGGTGGTTTCTTGCTTTACCAATTACAGAAAGTGCCAGAACTTGGTGAAACCTTCCGTTATCAAAATTTAGAATTTACTGTCATATCAGTTGAAGGACCTCGTTTACACCAAATTCAAGTGCGGCGCTTAGAAGAGGGGATAGGGAATAGGGAACAGTAA
- the pyrE gene encoding orotate phosphoribosyltransferase, which translates to MTSSAEILTQSDFWADTTDLKTLRHKLLDLFCQLAYQEGDFVLSSGQPSSYYINGKQVTLHPQGALAIGRILLSLLPPDTQAVAGLTLGADPIVSAVSVVSAYEHRPIPALIIRKEAKGHGTKAYIEGPNLPEGAKVVVLEDVVTTGQSAMKAVERLTVAGYTVNQVISLVDRQQGGAEFYQSVGLEFQAVFTIAEIQERYKQL; encoded by the coding sequence ATGACTTCTTCAGCCGAAATCCTTACCCAATCTGATTTTTGGGCAGATACTACCGATTTAAAAACCCTGCGTCATAAATTATTAGATTTATTTTGCCAACTGGCATATCAAGAGGGCGATTTTGTTCTTTCTTCCGGACAGCCGAGTTCCTATTACATCAATGGCAAGCAGGTAACTCTTCATCCCCAAGGTGCTTTGGCAATTGGTCGTATTCTCTTGTCTCTCTTACCACCTGATACTCAAGCAGTAGCGGGATTGACATTAGGAGCAGATCCAATTGTCAGTGCCGTGAGTGTAGTTTCTGCTTACGAACACCGCCCCATTCCAGCGCTGATTATTCGCAAAGAAGCTAAAGGACATGGAACCAAGGCATATATAGAAGGCCCCAATTTGCCAGAAGGCGCAAAAGTAGTGGTTTTGGAAGATGTTGTTACTACCGGACAATCTGCGATGAAAGCAGTTGAACGATTAACAGTAGCAGGATATACTGTCAATCAAGTAATATCCTTGGTAGACCGCCAACAAGGTGGAGCAGAGTTTTACCAGTCAGTAGGGTTAGAATTTCAAGCAGTGTTTACAATTGCGGAAATACAAGAGCGATATAAACAGCTTTAA
- a CDS encoding FAD-dependent oxidoreductase — protein MTNILIIGAGIAGLAVARELQSHGFSVTVLEAKNRIGGRIYTNKNFGFPVDLGASWIHGINQNPITQLAQDFKVRIQYTDFENIPFYSSNGELIEVKELENARLLYKQILRQAKALGKNLKQDVSVGEAIQRILLEKEFSPLQKTLMKCFFTGREVQEGTDLDSYSLWEWDEYEIFAGGNYLIPNGYEEIIQGLAKGVDICLQQKVIEIKYDDKSVSVKTDSEIFAGNAVVITLPLGVLKSASVTFSPPLPESKLKAINRLDMGVLNKVVLKFPKVFWSQNHDVISYASQVENDFSDFLNLKRYIEVPVLVALTGGRFARSLEILSEEEVGERVIKVLRRMYGNTIPDPEVVIRTKWAADPFACGSYLTMPVGAKASDRTTLAAPVENRLFFAGEATSQQYPSTVHGAYLSGLREAKRIIEEFAV, from the coding sequence ATGACAAATATTTTAATAATCGGTGCAGGTATTGCTGGTTTAGCAGTTGCTCGCGAACTCCAATCTCATGGCTTTTCAGTGACTGTTCTAGAAGCAAAAAATCGTATAGGCGGCAGAATTTATACTAATAAAAATTTTGGTTTTCCAGTAGATTTGGGAGCTTCTTGGATTCATGGAATTAATCAAAATCCTATCACTCAACTAGCACAAGACTTTAAAGTTCGCATCCAGTATACTGACTTTGAAAATATTCCATTCTACAGTAGCAATGGTGAACTTATAGAAGTAAAAGAGTTAGAAAATGCTCGTTTATTGTACAAACAAATTTTGAGACAAGCTAAAGCTTTAGGGAAGAATTTAAAACAAGATGTTTCAGTTGGGGAAGCAATACAACGCATATTACTAGAAAAAGAATTTTCTCCTCTACAAAAAACTCTGATGAAATGTTTTTTTACTGGGCGAGAAGTACAAGAGGGAACAGATTTAGATAGTTACTCGCTGTGGGAATGGGATGAATACGAGATATTTGCAGGTGGTAATTATCTAATCCCTAACGGATATGAGGAAATTATCCAAGGATTGGCAAAAGGTGTTGATATTTGCCTACAACAAAAAGTTATTGAGATTAAATATGACGATAAAAGCGTCTCAGTAAAAACTGATTCTGAAATTTTTGCAGGCAATGCGGTTGTGATTACTTTACCTTTAGGAGTATTAAAATCTGCTAGTGTCACTTTTTCTCCTCCCTTGCCTGAAAGCAAACTTAAGGCTATCAATCGCCTGGATATGGGAGTTTTGAATAAGGTAGTTTTGAAGTTCCCGAAAGTTTTTTGGTCACAAAATCATGACGTGATCAGCTACGCTAGTCAGGTGGAAAATGATTTCTCGGATTTTTTGAATTTAAAGCGGTATATTGAAGTTCCTGTACTAGTGGCTTTAACTGGCGGAAGATTTGCCCGCAGTCTGGAGATTTTATCTGAGGAAGAAGTTGGAGAGCGGGTAATAAAAGTACTACGGCGAATGTACGGCAATACTATACCAGATCCGGAAGTAGTAATCAGAACAAAATGGGCCGCCGATCCTTTTGCTTGTGGTTCCTATTTAACAATGCCTGTAGGTGCTAAAGCAAGCGATCGCACTACCTTAGCTGCACCTGTAGAAAATCGCCTCTTTTTCGCCGGAGAAGCAACTTCACAGCAGTATCCATCCACTGTGCATGGTGCTTATCTCTCCGGGCTGAGGGAAGCTAAACGTATCATCGAAGAATTTGCAGTTTAG